In the genome of Oncorhynchus clarkii lewisi isolate Uvic-CL-2024 chromosome 4, UVic_Ocla_1.0, whole genome shotgun sequence, one region contains:
- the LOC139407271 gene encoding sestrin-1 isoform X2 has translation MKHATAATETIENDSFTVTDVFKICTRCERLSKKDFGVRIPRPLGNGPSRFIPEKEILQVSKVDPRTQSIFEDAFAALGRLDNISLVMGFHPQYLESFLRTQHYLLQMDGPLSLHYRHYIGIMAAARHQCSYLVNLHVNDFLQVGGDSKWLNGLDGAPQKLQALGELNKILAHRPWLLTKAHIEHLLKAEEHSWSLAELIHAVVLLTHYHSLASFTFGCGITPEIHSDGGHTFRPPSLSQYCVCDIANGNGHGHLEERRGNHQVSEVSGEVEVLMERMKQLQECRDEEEASQEEMATRFEREKTESMLVATAEDEECVPSRDVSRHFEDPSYGYKDFSRRGEHVPTFRVQDYSWEDHGYSLVNRLYPDVGQLLDEKFQMAYNLTYNTMAMHKDVDTTMLRRAIWNYIHCMFGIRYDDYDYGEINQLLDRSFKVYIKTMVCSPEKTTKRMYESFWRQFQHSEKVHVNLLLMEARMQAELLYALRAITRYMT, from the exons GACTTTGGAGTTCGAATCCCAAGACCCCTGGGAAATGGACCAAGTAGATTTATCCCTGAAAAAGAG ATCCTTCAAGTCAGTAAAGTAGACCCCAGGACACAATCGATATTTGAGGACGCATTCGCAGCACTGGGTCGCCTTGACAACATCTCCTTGGTGATGGGCTTCCACCCACAGTACCTGGAGAGCTTTCTGAGGACACAGCACTACCTGCTGCAGATGGACGGGCCCTTATCCCTGCACTACCGCCACTACATAGGCATCATG GCTGCAGCCAGACACCAGTGCTCCTACCTGGTCAACCTGCACGTCAACGACTTCCTCCAGGTGGGAGGGGACTCCAAGTGGCTGAATGGCCTGGACGGAGCCCCACAGAAGCTGCAGGCCCTCGGGGAGCTCAACAAGATCCTGGCCCACCGGCCCTGGCTCCTCACCAAGGCACACATCGAG CACCTGCTGAAGGCTGAAGAACACAGCTGGTCCCTGGCTGAGCTGATCCATGCTGTGGTGCTCCTCACACACTACCACTCCCTGGCCTCCTTTACCTTCGGCTGTGGCATCACCCCCGAGATCCACAGTGACGGGGGACACACCTTCAGACCCCCCTCCCTCAGCCAGTACTGTGTCTGCGACATCGCCAATGGCAACGGTCACGGCcacttggaggagaggagaggcaatcACCAG GTGTCAGAGGTGTCTGGTGAGGTGGAGGTGCTGATGGAGAGGATGAAGCAGCTGCAGGAGTGTCGTGATGAAGAGGAAGCCAGTCAGGAGGAGATGGCCACACGCTTTGAGAGGGAGAAGACCGAGAGCATGCTTGTGGCCACGGCAGAGGATGAGGAGTGTGTGCCATCCAGAGACGTATCCAGGCACTTTGAAGACCCCAGCTACGGCTACAAGGACTTCTCCAGGAGAGGAGAACATGTACCCACCTTCAGAGTGCAG GACTACAGTTGGGAGGACCACGGCTACTCCCTGGTGAACCGTCTGTACCCTGACGTTGGTCAGCTGCTGGATGAGAAGTTCCAGATGGCCTACAACCTGACCTACAACACCATGGCCATGCACAAAGACGTGGACACCACCATGCTGCGCAGGGCTATCTGGAACTACATCCACTGCATGTTCGGCATCAG GTATGATGATTATGACTACGGGGAGATTAACCAGCTGTTGGACCGCAGCTTTAAGGTCTACATTAAGACCATGGTGTGCAGCCCGGAGAAAACCACCAAACGAATGTATGAGAGCTTCTGGAGACAGTTCCAGCACTCCGAGAAG GTCCATGTCAATCTGCTTCTTATGGAAGCGCGCATGCAGGCAGAACTGCTCTACGCTCTGAGAGCGATCACCCGCTACATGACATGA
- the LOC139407271 gene encoding sestrin-1 isoform X3, whose protein sequence is MYNITWSGLAAKMDFGVRIPRPLGNGPSRFIPEKEILQVSKVDPRTQSIFEDAFAALGRLDNISLVMGFHPQYLESFLRTQHYLLQMDGPLSLHYRHYIGIMAAARHQCSYLVNLHVNDFLQVGGDSKWLNGLDGAPQKLQALGELNKILAHRPWLLTKAHIEHLLKAEEHSWSLAELIHAVVLLTHYHSLASFTFGCGITPEIHSDGGHTFRPPSLSQYCVCDIANGNGHGHLEERRGNHQVSEVSGEVEVLMERMKQLQECRDEEEASQEEMATRFEREKTESMLVATAEDEECVPSRDVSRHFEDPSYGYKDFSRRGEHVPTFRVQDYSWEDHGYSLVNRLYPDVGQLLDEKFQMAYNLTYNTMAMHKDVDTTMLRRAIWNYIHCMFGIRYDDYDYGEINQLLDRSFKVYIKTMVCSPEKTTKRMYESFWRQFQHSEKVHVNLLLMEARMQAELLYALRAITRYMT, encoded by the exons GACTTTGGAGTTCGAATCCCAAGACCCCTGGGAAATGGACCAAGTAGATTTATCCCTGAAAAAGAG ATCCTTCAAGTCAGTAAAGTAGACCCCAGGACACAATCGATATTTGAGGACGCATTCGCAGCACTGGGTCGCCTTGACAACATCTCCTTGGTGATGGGCTTCCACCCACAGTACCTGGAGAGCTTTCTGAGGACACAGCACTACCTGCTGCAGATGGACGGGCCCTTATCCCTGCACTACCGCCACTACATAGGCATCATG GCTGCAGCCAGACACCAGTGCTCCTACCTGGTCAACCTGCACGTCAACGACTTCCTCCAGGTGGGAGGGGACTCCAAGTGGCTGAATGGCCTGGACGGAGCCCCACAGAAGCTGCAGGCCCTCGGGGAGCTCAACAAGATCCTGGCCCACCGGCCCTGGCTCCTCACCAAGGCACACATCGAG CACCTGCTGAAGGCTGAAGAACACAGCTGGTCCCTGGCTGAGCTGATCCATGCTGTGGTGCTCCTCACACACTACCACTCCCTGGCCTCCTTTACCTTCGGCTGTGGCATCACCCCCGAGATCCACAGTGACGGGGGACACACCTTCAGACCCCCCTCCCTCAGCCAGTACTGTGTCTGCGACATCGCCAATGGCAACGGTCACGGCcacttggaggagaggagaggcaatcACCAG GTGTCAGAGGTGTCTGGTGAGGTGGAGGTGCTGATGGAGAGGATGAAGCAGCTGCAGGAGTGTCGTGATGAAGAGGAAGCCAGTCAGGAGGAGATGGCCACACGCTTTGAGAGGGAGAAGACCGAGAGCATGCTTGTGGCCACGGCAGAGGATGAGGAGTGTGTGCCATCCAGAGACGTATCCAGGCACTTTGAAGACCCCAGCTACGGCTACAAGGACTTCTCCAGGAGAGGAGAACATGTACCCACCTTCAGAGTGCAG GACTACAGTTGGGAGGACCACGGCTACTCCCTGGTGAACCGTCTGTACCCTGACGTTGGTCAGCTGCTGGATGAGAAGTTCCAGATGGCCTACAACCTGACCTACAACACCATGGCCATGCACAAAGACGTGGACACCACCATGCTGCGCAGGGCTATCTGGAACTACATCCACTGCATGTTCGGCATCAG GTATGATGATTATGACTACGGGGAGATTAACCAGCTGTTGGACCGCAGCTTTAAGGTCTACATTAAGACCATGGTGTGCAGCCCGGAGAAAACCACCAAACGAATGTATGAGAGCTTCTGGAGACAGTTCCAGCACTCCGAGAAG GTCCATGTCAATCTGCTTCTTATGGAAGCGCGCATGCAGGCAGAACTGCTCTACGCTCTGAGAGCGATCACCCGCTACATGACATGA